The DNA segment CGATTATTTCTGGGAAAGAAAAACACCCCGGCAAACCGCTGAGGACCTATCCATGCTCCTTCATGTCTACATACAACAATATAATTCCACAAAAATTGTACTTTGTGGTTATTCATTCGGTGCAGATGTAGTCCCTTTCATATACAACCGGCTTCGCCCGCACCTTAAATCCAGAATAACGGCACTGGGCATGTTGTCGCCCTTTGCAACCACAGATTTTAAGGTCCATACCTCCGATCTGCTCAATATTGCCAAAGACAATAGAAAATATAAAGTAAAAGCTGAAATAGACCGCATCAGAATTCCTGTTTTTTGTTTTTATGGAAAAGATGAAGAACCAAAAGCACAGGAAAACATCCTGAAACCCGGTTTTTACCTTAAACTGCTGGCGGGCGACCATCGCTATGAAGAATCGACATACCAGGAGATCGTAAACACCCTCACCAATACAATAAATCAAAAATGAAATTCAAAATCCTGCTCTTTTTATTGATATTGACTTACCAGGACTATACGCAAGCCCAAACTGCTTATCCTACACACCCGCTGTTTAAAAGTTCCCATAAACCGCTTGTCCTGTTCTTAACAGGTGATGGTGGATGGAATACATTTTCTATGCAGGTAGCCGATGAACTGGGTAAAAACGGATATCCTGTAATCTCCCTCGATACCCGGAAATATTTCTGGGAACAAAAAACCCCGGCCGGCTTTGCGGCCGACGTCAATACAATTGTCAGCAAATACCTTAACCAATGGAATAAGGACGAGTTCTGTGTGGTAGGCTATTCTTTTGGTGCAGAGGTTGGCGCCTTTTTACCCACACACCTGCCCGCTGCAACACTCGAAAAATTTAAATCCCTTGTCCTGCTTTCCCCAGGCTATTCCAACAGCTTTGAAGTCCGCTTCATCAATATGATCGCCACTAAAAACACCAATAAGGACAAATATAAGGTATACCCCGAACTGCTGAAATCTAAAATCCCGGTATGGTGCATCTTTGGGGAGGAAGAAAAGACCGACATCAGCCAGGAATTAAAAGAGACAAACAAAATCCGGAAAATCACGATCCCCGGTTCGCATCATTACAATGACGATGTACAGCTTGTGGTAAGCGGGGCAATAAAAGGACTGGTCAATTAACTGCCTTCAGAAACACGTCTCAGGGCCGATGGCACCTGCAACAAATGGTAATTATGACTGTAAATCAAATATTTCTTTTCCCAGTTGGGATAAAACTTCTCCTTGTATTTTCTTAAACCCTTAAACTGCCCGAATACTTTAAAATTCTCGTAGGCATACTTAATTGTTTTCTGGGTAATGTTTACCTCTTCCATTCCCGATAAAGGTGCCAGTCCCATATTGACACTGGTATAACCCTGCTCTTTTAAATAAATAAAAGTTTTGGCCAGCAGCATATCCAGCACGCCGTTGGGTGCATCGCTGACCTTCCTGATCAGATCGTAGGTAGCCTCACCCGGCGCATAATCCGGTACCAGGTTCAAAAATGCATAAACCTTCTCTTCTTCATCCTCTACGGTAATGATCGTCTGCGTTTTTAAAATACTGGTATCAAAAACACCCTGGGTAAAAGCAACTTCCTTTTGGTGCAGCTCCGCCAGCCAGTTGTCCGATACCTTTTCAAGCTTTTGCAACAGGCCCTCCTTAATCGGTTCCTGGTAAACTTTTAAACAATAGCCTTCGGCAGTAAGCCTGCTGATGGCACTCCTGGTGGTTTTCATCTTGCCACCATCAAGTGTAAAACCAGTCAAGTCCAGAACAGCTTCTTCTCCTATAGGGATAAATTTATATCCTGCAGCAGTATACAGCTGTAAAGATTTTTCAGGCACGCGGTAATAGGCACTTATAAAACCATTCTGGGCACAGAAATCTTCAAACAGCCCGATCATTTCCTGTTGCGCCGTCTCAGTACCTGCAACGGGATCTTCCAGCACAATGGCAAAATGCCGTGTCACCTTAAAGCTGATAAAAGCCGTTTTGTCGGGCTTAAAGAATAAAAATTTATCGGGGTATACTTTAAAATAATCCAGTGCAGAAGAACCGTATTGCTGCAGCAACTGCCTCGCCAGGTCAAAATCCTGCTCAGAATTATAGGGCTTGGAAAAATAAGGCCTCAGTAAACTGAAAACTACAAAAAGGATCACTGCAGCCCCCGAGATATAGATGGAATCCTGAAAGCGCTCACCAAACCTGGTCAAAGGTGTCATTCCATGATAATCGATCAGAAAAAACAACTTTAAAACTGCTTTCAGCGCCTGCATAAAATGAAAGTCAATCCCAAAATGTCTTTTGTCTATGAAATAAAAGCCCAGTACCCCATAAGCAAGCAGGGCAAGTACTGCGTACAGCAACACCAGGTAATTGATGGAAACCAGTTTGGCATTGGGCTTAAGCTTATAGGAGCTTCTGGTATACCATAAAGCCGAAGCAGCAATAAAGGCCAGTAAGGCTTCCTCGTAATCCGCTGCCTTAAACAGGTGCCCGATAACTGAAAAAACAGTCAGAAACAAAGCCGTATACCAGGCTCGTCTGGAACCCTGTAACAAAAATATGCTGATGATAACCAGTATCAAGCCAAAAACCAGCACCAGTGAATTACTGGTAATGATCAGATCTTCTGGCAGCAGGTCTTTTACCATCCTTAAACGGGTAGGTATAGCTGGTGTAATTGCCGAAATGATGTTTACAATGCCCAGCACCAGGATAATGCATGCCGGTAGTATCCGCAGGATGAGGTTATCCTTTTTGGTGATAAAACTTATAATGCCCGCCAGCAGCGGAATCCAGAATTCAAAAAACCTGAACAGCAGGGTAATGGTTGCAGCAGCAAGCACCGGAAAGCCAAACTGCTGTAAAACAAAGGTCAGCGACAATTCTATTGCTCCCAGTCCCCTTAAAAAAGGCGATGCGATCAGCAGGATTACCATCACGATATAACCTATAATGGCTGCCGGCCAGCTGGCATCAAAGCCAAGGGCCAGCATAGAAATGTACAGGTGTACAATACCAATCACCTCTATGCCAACAGAGATCAGTAAAGTTATCCAGAATTGTTTTCTGTTGATCTTTTCATTGATCATGTCATCCAGAACGGTAGACAGCGAGGGCCGCATCCTGGAAAGCCAGCGATAGGCACGGCCTTTTACAGAAATAGAATAAACAAGTAAAATAAAACCTGCCGTAAGCAACAACAGAAAAACAAAGCCCAGCAATTCGGCATTCCCTAACCTGGTAAACAACAGGGCGATGGCCAAAACCGGGACCGCTACTATAACTACCGAAAGGATACTGCAAAAACCAAATAAAGTAGAGGCCAGATGAATCTGTGATTTGCCTACCCCCTTCTCCTCTATCTCTTTCGTAAAAAACACCAGTGATGAAAAACCACCCGCCGGTAAAAAAACACTCACCAGGTTTCTTTTAAGAAACAATTTAATGGCCAGCGCCAGCGAAATCGATTTGTTTAAAGCTTTAAAACTGTACACATACATCAGTCCCTGAGCAAGGATATAAACTACAGTCAGCACCAATCCCAAAACAATGTAGACAGGTTGGCTGCGTTCCAGCTCCGCCTTGATCTTTACCACCTCAATGTGTTCCTGCCGGATAAAAAAGATCGCCATAGCAATCATAAAAATTGCCAGAAACAACTGCCAAAAAAACTTGTTGTAAACCAATCTCGAGAGGTATAACCTGGCTTTGTTCATATTGCAATTCTAAAAAAAGATTATGAATAGCATGTCTTTTTTTTAGCTTTTTATTTTGCCTGCTTTAAAGCTTCAATACTAAAACGGTTAAAAGCCAAAATAGTTTTAATTAACCACAGCCCGGCCCTCCAGCCAGGCCTTAAAACTACTTACCCTTTCCCTGCTGATGATCGCTTCCATATCGGTGGCCGGAAACAACTGTATCACAAACCTGCTGTTGTAATAAGTGGTGATCTTTCTTATGGCATCTATATGAACAATAAGCTTTCGGTTAATCCTGAAAAACAACCGCTGGTCTAGCAGCTTCTCCATCTGTTCCAGCGAATAATCCAAAGGTATCTCCTGCCCAGTCATGTTTATTGCCCGGGTAAGGCCATCCAAAAAATATATATAGGCAATATCCCTTGCTTTCACATATACCAGCTGGTTGTTTATCTTGCCAATAAACCGGGTGTGTTCTCTTTTAAAGAACTCCTCGGCAATCTGTGAAATGTTCAGGGCCGGATTCGCCGGTACCTTAAAATACTCATATTTTTCAATGGCCCGCTGTAAATCCTTTACATCAATCGGCTTCATTAAATAATCTACGCTGTAAACTTTAAAAGCCTGCAGGGCAAAACTATCATAAGCAGTGGTAAAAATAATCGGGGTATGGATCTCCTTTTGCTTAAACAGTTCAAAACAGTTTCCGTCTGAAAGCTGGATATCCATAAAAATCAGTTCAGCAAGGTCTTCATGCACATTAAGCCATTTTAATCCTTCTTCTACCGACTCAATAACCGCCAGCACTTCAACAGTTTCAAGGCATTTTTGCAGCAGCTGGATCAGCCTTTCTGCATTGTGTTTTTCATCCTCAAATATGATGATCTTCATAATTATTAATTATAGGGACTTTTACAATAAATTCATCTTCGGTTTCGGTAATTTCTATCCTTTTATCACTCGTCAGTTCATACCTTTTGCTGATGTTGTCCAGCCCAACACCTATCGAATGCTGAAGCCCTGTACGCTTTCTCAGGTCGTTCGAAACAATTAATGAATCTCCAACATCTTTTATATTGATATGCAAGGGGTCATTTGCCGAAAAACGGTTATGCTTTACCGCATTCTCCACCAGCATCTGCAGCGTAGCCGGTGGCACCATGCCCCTGTTCCTCACCTCCTCGTCTATGTCAATATTAAAAACAATGCTGCTCTGGTGCCTTATCCTGATCAGAAAGGAATAGGATGCTAAAAACTCAAGCTCCGTACGGATAGATACCAGGTTCTCAAATTTTTTGTCCAGAATGTACCTGTAGCTCTTCGCCAGTTGTGTAATGTATTCGGCCGACAGGTCGGCACTCTTATACACCAGGTTGGTCAGTACACTTAAGGAATTAAAAAAGAAATGTGGATCAATCTGGCTCTTCAGCACATCATACTTCGCCTGTATGTTCTCCCGCATCAGCCGCTCCGCATTCAGCTGGCTTTCTTTCCAGTTTTTGTAATAGAAAACGATGCCGCTATAAGCCAGGATCAGCAGGTAAAACATAAATGAACCAAAATAAAGGTCATAGCTCAAACTCGAAAAACTATTCCAGGCCTCGTATTTATGGTAAAGAAAAATATCAAATACCGAATAACAAAAGCCAAACAAAAAGCTGGATAACAAACCATAAACGATAAGGCTAAAACACAAAAACAGTAGCTTATAGGAAAGGTTATGGTTAAAAACATGTTGTTCCACATACTTAGAGACCCTCACTGCCCCTTCCCATGCCACCAGGCCCACCAGCACAAACATTAAACTGAAAGCCTGTGCCCTGAAAAGAAATGGGTTAAAATTTTTAGGAAACGTAAGGTCAAAAGATTTAAAGATGATACTGAATATAAACAGGACAACCGCCCTGATCCCATATTTAAATATTTTACTTTGAAAAACCGCTTCCACTTGCGTTGCATTCATTTTTAATAACATTATGATAAGCGAACCAATTAGCATCCCACAAAATCTAACAATAATTATTGTCCCTGAACCAGTTCAGCGCATTGCCTATCGCCTTTTCTATAGGTGTATAGCGCAGTCCCAGTTCCCGTTCAGACTTTTTGCCGGAATAGTAATTGTACAGGCAAAGCATATAGGCCGATGAATAATTCAGTTTAACTGATGTCTTGCTCAATACACCAAGCAATGTACCCATTATTCCCGTCATTTTTAAAACAAAGCCGGGAATGCAGATTAAGGTGGGCTGCTGACCAGAAACTTTGTTCAGCAATTTAAAAAATGTCCTGTAGCTTAAATTTTCGCCTGCCAGCAAATAACAATCGCCATTTTTCCCCAGCTTAAGCGCATTTACAATACCCGTGCAAACGTCATTGATGTGCACAAAATTCTTTCCGCCCGGCGGATAAAAAACAAAACGCTTGTTCATACCGTGCAGGATGAGTTGTCCCGAACTTGGTTTTGCATCGCATTGTCCGATCATAAAGGTGGGATTCAGAATTACAGCTGGCAAAGCTTTGCCCGCAACCTGTTCCAGAACATACTGCTGCGCAATGTATTTGCTGCTGATATAACCCGAGCTCAAATGCGAGAGCCGGAAAGAACTCAGCTCATTTGCAGGCCTGTCTTTATCGCCATGGCCAATGGTATTGGCTGTGCTGATGTAGATCAGCTTTTTGACCCTGTACTCTAAACAGGCATTTACCACATGAACAGTCCCCTTTACATTCACCTGTTCATAAGTTTTAAAATTTACCCCCCATTGCGCGGTTACCGAGGCAGTATGGACCACATAGTCGCATCCCTTAACTGCATGAAAAACCTCATCTTCATTACTGATATCTCCGTAATATACCTCACAGGGAATATCTGCCACAATGGCCATATCGGCCGAGGGCCGCATCATCAGTTTCACTTCGTAGCCCTGCCGGAACAGCTCCCTTGCCGCATTAGAACCCAAAAACCCATTCCCCCCGGTAATCAGTACCTTATTTGTCCTTTGTAAACTCATTTAATGGCCATCTCCTTTTTAACTGCTTTAGATACAATTTTCAGCTTGGTCTCTACGGGTAGCAAACCCATAATGCGGTGGTTGATCCTGTTCCAGAAACCAGGGATAATAAGGGCCTTGCCCACCAGGGTTTTCTTCAGTGCTATTTCCGCAATCGCTGAGGTGCTGAGCAGGCCCATCCGGCCTTTTATTCCCTGTTCCATGATCCTCGCTGATACGCCCGAATTGGTCATGATGGGTCCAGGATAAACCACACTTACAGATACACAGGTATCACTCAACTCCTCCCTTAAGCCCAGCGCAAAAGATGAGATAAAAGCCTTCGATGCCGGATATACCGTTTTATAAGCTATCGGGGTAAATGCAGCCATGCTCGAAATGTTCATGATATAGCCCCTGTCCTGTTTCAGCAAGCCGGGCAAAAGGATTTGCGTAATCAGCACCATACTCCTGATGTTGACCTGTAAAATCCTGTCAATGGCTGTAAGCGGGCTTTCAGTAATGGCAACGGTTCCACCAATCCCCGCATTGTTGATCAGAAAATTGATCTCAAAGTTTTCAGCAATATAATTCAGCTTTTCAACCAGCAAAATGCTGTCGGTCATGTCAAACTCAAATACTTCGATCTTAATCCCAAACTCCAGCATCAGGTTTTCGGCCAGTGATACTGTATTGCTGGCCGGAAGCGCAA comes from the Pedobacter heparinus DSM 2366 genome and includes:
- a CDS encoding sensor histidine kinase — translated: MNATQVEAVFQSKIFKYGIRAVVLFIFSIIFKSFDLTFPKNFNPFLFRAQAFSLMFVLVGLVAWEGAVRVSKYVEQHVFNHNLSYKLLFLCFSLIVYGLLSSFLFGFCYSVFDIFLYHKYEAWNSFSSLSYDLYFGSFMFYLLILAYSGIVFYYKNWKESQLNAERLMRENIQAKYDVLKSQIDPHFFFNSLSVLTNLVYKSADLSAEYITQLAKSYRYILDKKFENLVSIRTELEFLASYSFLIRIRHQSSIVFNIDIDEEVRNRGMVPPATLQMLVENAVKHNRFSANDPLHINIKDVGDSLIVSNDLRKRTGLQHSIGVGLDNISKRYELTSDKRIEITETEDEFIVKVPIINNYEDHHI
- a CDS encoding phosphatidylglycerol lysyltransferase domain-containing protein gives rise to the protein MNKARLYLSRLVYNKFFWQLFLAIFMIAMAIFFIRQEHIEVVKIKAELERSQPVYIVLGLVLTVVYILAQGLMYVYSFKALNKSISLALAIKLFLKRNLVSVFLPAGGFSSLVFFTKEIEEKGVGKSQIHLASTLFGFCSILSVVIVAVPVLAIALLFTRLGNAELLGFVFLLLLTAGFILLVYSISVKGRAYRWLSRMRPSLSTVLDDMINEKINRKQFWITLLISVGIEVIGIVHLYISMLALGFDASWPAAIIGYIVMVILLIASPFLRGLGAIELSLTFVLQQFGFPVLAAATITLLFRFFEFWIPLLAGIISFITKKDNLILRILPACIILVLGIVNIISAITPAIPTRLRMVKDLLPEDLIITSNSLVLVFGLILVIISIFLLQGSRRAWYTALFLTVFSVIGHLFKAADYEEALLAFIAASALWYTRSSYKLKPNAKLVSINYLVLLYAVLALLAYGVLGFYFIDKRHFGIDFHFMQALKAVLKLFFLIDYHGMTPLTRFGERFQDSIYISGAAVILFVVFSLLRPYFSKPYNSEQDFDLARQLLQQYGSSALDYFKVYPDKFLFFKPDKTAFISFKVTRHFAIVLEDPVAGTETAQQEMIGLFEDFCAQNGFISAYYRVPEKSLQLYTAAGYKFIPIGEEAVLDLTGFTLDGGKMKTTRSAISRLTAEGYCLKVYQEPIKEGLLQKLEKVSDNWLAELHQKEVAFTQGVFDTSILKTQTIITVEDEEEKVYAFLNLVPDYAPGEATYDLIRKVSDAPNGVLDMLLAKTFIYLKEQGYTSVNMGLAPLSGMEEVNITQKTIKYAYENFKVFGQFKGLRKYKEKFYPNWEKKYLIYSHNYHLLQVPSALRRVSEGS
- a CDS encoding virulence factor family protein, producing the protein MKFKILLFLLILTYQDYTQAQTAYPTHPLFKSSHKPLVLFLTGDGGWNTFSMQVADELGKNGYPVISLDTRKYFWEQKTPAGFAADVNTIVSKYLNQWNKDEFCVVGYSFGAEVGAFLPTHLPAATLEKFKSLVLLSPGYSNSFEVRFINMIATKNTNKDKYKVYPELLKSKIPVWCIFGEEEKTDISQELKETNKIRKITIPGSHHYNDDVQLVVSGAIKGLVN
- a CDS encoding LytR/AlgR family response regulator transcription factor; protein product: MKIIIFEDEKHNAERLIQLLQKCLETVEVLAVIESVEEGLKWLNVHEDLAELIFMDIQLSDGNCFELFKQKEIHTPIIFTTAYDSFALQAFKVYSVDYLMKPIDVKDLQRAIEKYEYFKVPANPALNISQIAEEFFKREHTRFIGKINNQLVYVKARDIAYIYFLDGLTRAINMTGQEIPLDYSLEQMEKLLDQRLFFRINRKLIVHIDAIRKITTYYNSRFVIQLFPATDMEAIISRERVSSFKAWLEGRAVVN
- a CDS encoding NAD-dependent epimerase/dehydratase family protein — protein: MSLQRTNKVLITGGNGFLGSNAARELFRQGYEVKLMMRPSADMAIVADIPCEVYYGDISNEDEVFHAVKGCDYVVHTASVTAQWGVNFKTYEQVNVKGTVHVVNACLEYRVKKLIYISTANTIGHGDKDRPANELSSFRLSHLSSGYISSKYIAQQYVLEQVAGKALPAVILNPTFMIGQCDAKPSSGQLILHGMNKRFVFYPPGGKNFVHINDVCTGIVNALKLGKNGDCYLLAGENLSYRTFFKLLNKVSGQQPTLICIPGFVLKMTGIMGTLLGVLSKTSVKLNYSSAYMLCLYNYYSGKKSERELGLRYTPIEKAIGNALNWFRDNNYC
- a CDS encoding SDR family NAD(P)-dependent oxidoreductase yields the protein MSRYTLITGASAGLGREFSIQCAGLGMNIIMIALPASNTVSLAENLMLEFGIKIEVFEFDMTDSILLVEKLNYIAENFEINFLINNAGIGGTVAITESPLTAIDRILQVNIRSMVLITQILLPGLLKQDRGYIMNISSMAAFTPIAYKTVYPASKAFISSFALGLREELSDTCVSVSVVYPGPIMTNSGVSARIMEQGIKGRMGLLSTSAIAEIALKKTLVGKALIIPGFWNRINHRIMGLLPVETKLKIVSKAVKKEMAIK
- a CDS encoding virulence factor family protein, translating into MANKNLYLLIVTSLLSLSGCSLLKRERVTRHNGIARSDFDLPVFAYPAADSNKTGTLIVMLSGDGGWLDFEDSLSVQFSKAGFNTVGFNCRDYFWERKTPRQTAEDLSMLLHVYIQQYNSTKIVLCGYSFGADVVPFIYNRLRPHLKSRITALGMLSPFATTDFKVHTSDLLNIAKDNRKYKVKAEIDRIRIPVFCFYGKDEEPKAQENILKPGFYLKLLAGDHRYEESTYQEIVNTLTNTINQK